The sequence TTCCAGCGTATAGAAAGCTACCTTGGGCTGCTCACCACCGTTGGCCTGACGGGTTACGTGTTATACCGGCGGCATCAACTTGGTCAATTGCAGAGCAATGTCCGGACCACGGTCGCTCTGTTTTATATCCTGATTTTTAGCTGGACAACTGTCGTGCAGCACAATGCCATCAGCAACTACGCCTACCTGACGATGTTGCCGATGCTGTTCGTGATGGTCGACCTCACCAACAGACGAGCCATGGCTGCTCTCCTCGCCTTCAATGTGCTGGCTGCCGTGCATTCATCGTTCTGGTGGAGAATTGGGCAGCCTTTCTTTTACAGCTTTCGCCAGATAGACCGGCCAACGTACCTGCTCGATTACGGAATAGAACTCCTTTTGGTAAGCGGTTTTGCGTTATTTGCAATTCAGGCTGTGAAGCAGCTACTGATCGGGCAGAACACCCAATCGGCTGTTCAGCGCCCTGTGCCTGAACACTGAACCGTTGCCGCTGACCAACGAGCCCCGTCCCACCCATGCTGTTTGATTCACTTCAGTTTCTTCTTTACTTCACCGTCGTCACCCTAACCTATTACAGCCTGCCAAAAGGCAATGGGCGGTGGTCGCTGTTGCTGATCGCGAGCTGCTACTTCTACGCGGTCTTTCAGCCAACATATATTTTTATCCTGTTCCTGACCATCGTGATCGATTACATCGCGGGTATCTGGCTGGAAAAAACGCCCGTTGGGCGCGGGCGCAAATGGCTGCTGATTCTGTCGCTGCTCTCAAACGTTGGCATCTTGGCTTTCTTCAAATACCTGGGTTTCTTCACCGAAAACATTGCCTGGGTGTTCAACCACCTCGATCTGCCCGTGTTGGCCGAGCACGTTACTCACGTAGCCAATCGGCTGTTTCTGAAAGTAATTGAGGTGTTTGGGCAAAGTGGCGTGTCGTCCTACAAAGACAACATGGCAATTCTGCCCATCGGGCTGTCGTTCCACACGTTTCAGGCCATGAGCTACACCATCGAGGTGTATCGGGGTAACCAGAAAGCCGAGCGGCATTTTGGCATCTACGCCCTATACGTGATGTTCTACCCGCAGTTGGTGGCGGGCCCGATCGAACGGCCGCAGAATGTACTGCACCAGTTCCACACGCACTTTGCCTACGATTTCGAAAACGTCAAAGCGGGGCTGATGCGGATGGCCTTCGGTTTTTTCAAGAAATGCGTGATTGCTGACCGGATTGCTATGATGGTCGACCCGGCCTATGCCGACCCCGCCAACCACAGCGGCCTGAGCCTGCTGATCGCCACCTTTTTCTACACCTTCCAGATTTACTGCGACTTTTCGGCCTATTCCGACATTGCCATCGGTACGGCGCGGGTGATGGGCTTCACGCTGATGGAAAACTTCAAAGCGCCGTACGTGGCCCATTCCATCACCGAGTTCTGGCGGCGTTGGCACCTGTCTTTGTCGACCTGGTTTCGGGATTATCTATACATTCCGCTCGGCGGGAATCGCAAAGGCGAGTTTCGGCGCAACCTGAACCAGATGACGGTTTTCCTGGCGTCGGGTTTGTGGCACGGGGCCAACTGGACCTACGTGATCTGGGGCGGCCTGCACGGGCTGTACCAGGTAGGCGCGGGCCTGCGCGACAAATGGCTGGGGAAAACCGGCGAACGGCCCATCACGCAGCAGGCTGGGGGGGCCGTGGGCGGTCGTCTGTGGCACGTAGGCAACGTGCTGATTACGTTCGCGCTGGTGATGCTCACGTGGGTGTTCTTCCGGGCCACCAGCGTCCGGTCGGCGCTGCTGATTCTGAAAAAAATTGCTACGTTCTCGCCCGTTGGCGGGTTCCAATCGCCGCTGAACAGCACTGAACTCTGGTTCAGCGTAGCCCTGATTGGGTTCCTGCTGGTGAAGGAATCAACGTACCTGACGATCCCCACGCGCAGTACGCCCCGCTTTTTCGCGCTGATGACCGTACTGGTGCTGGTGATCTACTTCTTCGGCGTCTTCACGTCGAATCAGTTTATCTATTTTCAGTTTTAAGCGGCAAACCAGCGGGCTAGTTGATGGCGTTCTTCAACTGCTTGATCGCGTCGTCGGCGTCTTCCTGCGTCTTCTTCAGCTTCTTGCCGTAACTCCTGACCGCATCGGTCGTACCCGCGTCGGCCAGGTCGTCCGCCGCGTTGGCCGATTTCTTGGCCACTTTACTCATTTCGTCCAGGTATTTCAGGTCGAGGGCTACCCCCGGTTCAGCATGCTGCAAATCGGCCAGCCGGTCTTTGCCTTCGCTAGACAGTGTGGCGGGCAGTTCAATCTTTAGTTCGGTAGCCAGACGGCGCAGTTCGTTATCGGCCTGTTGGTTGGCCGAAATAACCCGTTGCGCATACGCCTTTACCTGCGGATTGGTAGCCCGCCGCGAGGCTTCCTGACTTAGTTGATTGGCCGTTTGTTGCATGCTGGCCAGATCGACCATCTTGTCGGCCATGCTCTTGGCATCGTCTTTGGCTTCGTTGCTGAAAACCGCCGCCTGTCCGTCGATGCGTTTGTCATTGGCTTGTTTAACCTTGTCGGTGCTGTCGGTCGAGCAACTTGTGACCACGGTTAGGAGGCCAATGGCCACTAAGAGCAGGCAGACCGTGGTAATGCCGATCAGGCCCGCCCGGGTTGCAGAATTATTCATGTTCATAACGTTTTGTTGGTACCATCGAAACGTCATGTACAGGTCTTATGTTTAGACTATTCAATAAGTAGGCAAGTCGCCAACGTACCTGATTATTGCAGCAGCGTCAGCCATGCCTCCCGAACCTGTTGCTGCTGTAACAACTGATGCGCACGGTGATGCAGCAGATCGGGCAGATATTGGCAACCGTTCTGGGCTTCGTCGCGAAGTGCCCGAATCGCCTCCGTTTGGCCGTATTCCCGAATCTCGTCGGGCGTCGGGACGACCTCATAACTGCCGAGCTTGCCCAAATCATTACCGGTCAGGATGCGGCTGTTGCGGACAGCAGTGGGCAACCCATCATAGCCAATGCCGACTTTGGGACGCGCCACTTCGAACAGCGCATCGCCATTGGCCCGGCAGTACCAGTCGGCGCCCATGCGGCCAACCAGATCAATTTTATGCGGGTCGATCAGCCCGTTTTCACCGAAAATGTCGTCGTGAAAATGAGCCGTCAGCACTTCGGCCAGCACGATCGTACCGGCACCGGGGCTGTCGCCCGTCGGGATAAGCTGCCGAACGACGCACTCAAACGCGGCGGGTGACTCGGCCACGCGCGGCGGACGTACCCGATCCGACGGCACTTCGGTAAAACCCGCTTTGACAAACTCATTGACGTGCCGATCGTATTCTGCACTCGCCAGCGACATCTGCTCGACCATCCGGTGGCTCACCACGTTGATCACTACTTCGGGCACCTCCTCCACGTTCAGTAGGGAGTGCTTTTTATGCCCATGCCGGTTAAGATTTGGCACGAACATCAGCATCGGTGGATTAGACCCAACCACATTGAAAAAGCTGAATGGGCTCAGATTTACGTGCCCGTCGGCGCTGATGGTGCTGGCGAAAGCGATCGGTCGCGGGCCAACAGACCCGATCATATAGCGGTAAAAAGCCAGTTGAGGCAGGCTATCGGCAGAAATGGTTGTCATGCTAACAAAGCTACACAACTATTTGGAAGGCTGTTGTGGCCCCGTCGAATAGGCTCGACGCGGAGTCAGCGTGTAAAGCAGTTGCAGCGTTACCCCGCCCGTCAGATCGATTGGCGTGGTTCGTTCACCAGACGGAGTTAGCCCAACGTAACGCCCGATACCAGGCAGGTAAGGAGGAGCCATCGACTGCGCTGGCATGCGATTATGAAAAATGCCGTAATGAATACAGGTGCGCAACAGCCAGCGCTGACCCAGGCCGAAATCGCGGTTGGTTTGCCCTTCAATACCCACGGCCCCGCCCGTTGCGGAGGGAACGGGCAGCGTAGTGGCGCTGAACAACCCCGCTGGAATACGCACTTCGCCGGTAGTCTGCCAGACAGAAGCGATGAGTAAAGCAGCCTGTGTCCACTTGGGGCCAGGAACCCATTCCATACCCGCTTTCAAAAAGCCACCCGTCAGGTTCAGGTACGTTTGCCCAAAGGCCGCACCGGTGTAGCGCGTCACGCCCAATTGACCCTGCCACCAATGCCGCTTGTCGGGTCGTTCGAGCCGAATGACCGGTTCGATGGTGAAGAACGTTTCACGCTGCAACGGAAAATTGCTAAGCGGCCTTCCAATCCAGGAAATAGGCATTTTAGCCAGATCAAGACCCAACTGTAGCCGTCGCGGCTCTATCGGGTCTTCGGATAAGGGAGCCTGTGCCCTCCCTAACTGCGTAGCAACAGCCAGGCAAATCAGAATATAGAGCGCTTTCTGCATCGAAAAAATGATTAGAGGCTTAGTTGCACCCGGACAGACCCCGGCTTCATATACCGGACGGGAAGGTTGGCTGGCAGGGTATCGCCGCTGTAATAAACGGCCTCGACAGCGCCCAGCACACGTCGCGCCGTTGGGCCCTGCGTGGGGCGATCCAGTAGTACACTGTAGCCGCATTTATCCGACGGATTCGCCAAGCGAACAGCGTAGTTGACGGTCAGCGTATCCGTTTGCCCGTCGATTCGTACCGTGTACCGGGTCGATGAAGCGCTTAGGTTAAGCGGAAACTCAAGAACCTGCCGCCCGGTGGTAGACCCATATGTCGTGAAGGTGCGGGCCGGCCCCGTTTGATCCAGAACCTGCCAGTCCTGTACTTGCCGCCCAGCCGGAACCATAACATCGACCAGCAGACTCGGCACCTCGTTGGCGCAGGGCGGGTTGCAACTGCTGAGTAACAGCATCAGTGACAGGAGGCATGCGTACGGTTTCATAGTTGATAGACCAAATTGATGTTACCGCTTAGGCCAATACCGCCTGTTTGAGCTATCTTCAGCCAGTCGATACCTGATAGATGAGGTGGTTCGATCGCCAGCGCGTTGCGCGTCTTAGCGAGTAAGGTTGTCCGCAGAAAACA comes from Fibrella aestuarina BUZ 2 and encodes:
- a CDS encoding flavin reductase family protein gives rise to the protein MTTISADSLPQLAFYRYMIGSVGPRPIAFASTISADGHVNLSPFSFFNVVGSNPPMLMFVPNLNRHGHKKHSLLNVEEVPEVVINVVSHRMVEQMSLASAEYDRHVNEFVKAGFTEVPSDRVRPPRVAESPAAFECVVRQLIPTGDSPGAGTIVLAEVLTAHFHDDIFGENGLIDPHKIDLVGRMGADWYCRANGDALFEVARPKVGIGYDGLPTAVRNSRILTGNDLGKLGSYEVVPTPDEIREYGQTEAIRALRDEAQNGCQYLPDLLHHRAHQLLQQQQVREAWLTLLQ
- a CDS encoding DUF4142 domain-containing protein — protein: MNNSATRAGLIGITTVCLLLVAIGLLTVVTSCSTDSTDKVKQANDKRIDGQAAVFSNEAKDDAKSMADKMVDLASMQQTANQLSQEASRRATNPQVKAYAQRVISANQQADNELRRLATELKIELPATLSSEGKDRLADLQHAEPGVALDLKYLDEMSKVAKKSANAADDLADAGTTDAVRSYGKKLKKTQEDADDAIKQLKNAIN
- a CDS encoding MBOAT family O-acyltransferase, whose translation is MLFDSLQFLLYFTVVTLTYYSLPKGNGRWSLLLIASCYFYAVFQPTYIFILFLTIVIDYIAGIWLEKTPVGRGRKWLLILSLLSNVGILAFFKYLGFFTENIAWVFNHLDLPVLAEHVTHVANRLFLKVIEVFGQSGVSSYKDNMAILPIGLSFHTFQAMSYTIEVYRGNQKAERHFGIYALYVMFYPQLVAGPIERPQNVLHQFHTHFAYDFENVKAGLMRMAFGFFKKCVIADRIAMMVDPAYADPANHSGLSLLIATFFYTFQIYCDFSAYSDIAIGTARVMGFTLMENFKAPYVAHSITEFWRRWHLSLSTWFRDYLYIPLGGNRKGEFRRNLNQMTVFLASGLWHGANWTYVIWGGLHGLYQVGAGLRDKWLGKTGERPITQQAGGAVGGRLWHVGNVLITFALVMLTWVFFRATSVRSALLILKKIATFSPVGGFQSPLNSTELWFSVALIGFLLVKESTYLTIPTRSTPRFFALMTVLVLVIYFFGVFTSNQFIYFQF